One Fuerstiella marisgermanici DNA window includes the following coding sequences:
- a CDS encoding glycoside hydrolase family 26 protein, with protein sequence MKSRFSKQMSSLCVLVILPVSMILFNGKEALQAIFYRQAESKLVTLSIDHKPKTKVEFTTVQPPKNKSPGRSCRLTFGAYDPTGELSDHNNLKIQHLYISWTQFDHKELLAGISKAEAAGRQILLTVEPWPNRDDQADTLLEDVTQGVYDESIDRVAEVLSESTVAKYVSWGHEMDQDLTERYPWSGKDPQKFIAAYRYVIDRIRKSTEADLSFVWVGVLKDTSVRYWPGDEYVDFIGMPVYSFPSWDQQTYGFIRDFRTTFEEKQNLIVDLDKPLMITEMGVAGSSDFESFWLHQAFLALDDYPRLTAVIFFYASDTEGAWGKNYPTPDWRVHPEAIRGLVDWKKTD encoded by the coding sequence ATGAAAAGCCGTTTCTCAAAACAGATGAGCTCCCTGTGTGTGCTGGTTATCCTGCCCGTTTCAATGATCCTCTTCAACGGCAAGGAGGCTTTGCAGGCCATATTCTACCGACAGGCAGAAAGCAAGTTGGTAACACTCAGCATCGATCACAAGCCAAAAACCAAAGTGGAATTCACAACTGTGCAACCACCAAAGAATAAATCGCCCGGCCGCAGTTGCCGGCTAACATTTGGCGCTTACGACCCGACGGGTGAGTTGAGCGATCATAACAATCTGAAGATTCAACATCTCTACATCTCGTGGACCCAGTTCGACCACAAGGAATTACTTGCCGGCATCAGCAAGGCTGAGGCAGCCGGGCGACAGATTCTGTTGACGGTTGAGCCCTGGCCAAATCGTGATGATCAAGCCGACACACTGCTTGAGGACGTCACCCAAGGGGTGTATGACGAATCTATCGATCGCGTTGCAGAGGTCCTCTCGGAATCAACCGTTGCAAAATACGTTTCCTGGGGTCACGAAATGGACCAGGACTTGACGGAGCGTTATCCATGGTCGGGAAAGGATCCGCAGAAATTCATAGCCGCGTATCGCTACGTGATTGATCGTATTCGCAAGTCAACTGAAGCCGATTTGAGTTTTGTGTGGGTCGGCGTGTTGAAAGATACGAGCGTGCGCTATTGGCCCGGCGACGAATATGTCGACTTCATTGGCATGCCGGTCTACAGCTTTCCTAGCTGGGATCAGCAAACCTACGGCTTTATCCGGGATTTTCGAACCACGTTTGAGGAGAAGCAAAATCTTATCGTTGATTTAGACAAACCGCTGATGATTACTGAAATGGGAGTTGCGGGAAGCAGCGACTTCGAAAGTTTCTGGCTGCATCAGGCGTTTCTTGCTTTGGACGACTATCCCAGGCTGACAGCCGTTATTTTCTTCTACGCCTCCGACACGGAAGGTGCGTGGGGGAAGAATTATCCGACGCCCGACTGGCGTGTTCACCCAGAGGCCATCCGCGGACTTGTCGACTGGAAGAAAACAGATTAA
- a CDS encoding glycosyltransferase: MQSLSSINPNGTQTGERELTANRKKTAQPSISPGLLIDLMDADACRQFRFLVVSWAAGLVIFYCWWFRLEHVSHWVGFIVNTLLVTWTACLPGYFIFFVSRMKRVDPTISISESWRVAMVTTRAPSEPFELVQDTLKGMLAQEHRHDTWLADEDPTDEIYHWCEEHGVRVSCRKGVAEYHQQQWPRRTKCKEGNLAYFYDHYGYENYDLVVQLDADHVPQERYLEHMLRPFADGAVGYVSAPSICSKNSKTSWSARGRLFSEALMHGPLQAGYSGSFAPLCIGSHYAVRTEALRAIGGLGPELAEDHSTTLMMNGHGWRGIHAIDAIAIGEGPPTLAACITQEFQWSRSLMVVLLTLLPRYWSKLSRPLRVQFLLSELWYPLFSLTMLTGLILPIVAVIIKVPWVRVSYLDFIGHTLPLTLLTLAIHKFLKQKFWLRPADSPCLSWEMALFQVIRWPWSLLGSVMGVFDSIRRKNVTFRVTPKGAVHDDALNWRILAPYLAVLVFSFLPTLCISDAGTATGYFSFLIIAQIVYTIALFAIVLIHRREVHQNLSAEE; encoded by the coding sequence GTGCAATCGCTCTCCTCCATCAACCCCAATGGCACTCAAACAGGGGAACGCGAGTTGACGGCTAATCGCAAGAAGACAGCCCAGCCAAGCATTTCCCCCGGGCTGCTCATCGACCTAATGGATGCAGATGCATGCCGTCAGTTCAGGTTTCTAGTCGTTTCATGGGCTGCAGGCCTTGTCATCTTCTACTGTTGGTGGTTCCGACTGGAGCATGTTTCGCACTGGGTCGGATTTATTGTGAATACGCTACTTGTCACGTGGACCGCTTGTCTGCCCGGCTACTTCATATTTTTTGTCTCGCGCATGAAACGGGTTGATCCGACGATTTCCATATCCGAGTCGTGGCGTGTGGCAATGGTCACGACGCGAGCTCCATCAGAACCGTTTGAGCTGGTTCAGGATACATTGAAAGGTATGCTGGCACAGGAACATCGGCACGATACGTGGCTGGCCGATGAAGATCCAACCGATGAAATCTATCATTGGTGCGAAGAACACGGCGTGCGTGTTTCCTGTCGAAAAGGTGTGGCCGAATATCATCAGCAACAATGGCCTCGGCGAACCAAGTGTAAGGAAGGCAACCTCGCCTATTTCTATGATCACTACGGATACGAGAACTATGATCTCGTTGTTCAACTCGACGCGGATCACGTCCCCCAGGAGCGTTACCTTGAACACATGTTGCGACCGTTCGCCGACGGTGCGGTTGGATATGTTTCCGCCCCGAGTATCTGTTCGAAGAACTCGAAGACCAGTTGGTCGGCGAGAGGACGATTGTTCTCAGAGGCCTTAATGCATGGTCCGTTGCAAGCTGGCTACAGCGGCAGTTTTGCACCGCTTTGCATCGGGTCACACTATGCCGTCCGGACAGAAGCGCTCAGGGCGATTGGTGGGCTTGGACCCGAACTGGCGGAGGACCACAGCACGACACTCATGATGAACGGCCACGGCTGGCGAGGAATTCACGCGATTGATGCGATCGCTATCGGCGAAGGTCCTCCAACATTGGCTGCCTGCATCACTCAGGAATTTCAATGGTCTCGTAGTTTAATGGTAGTCTTGCTGACGTTACTGCCGCGATACTGGTCGAAACTCTCTCGGCCATTGCGAGTTCAGTTTCTGCTCAGCGAACTGTGGTACCCGCTCTTCAGCCTAACGATGCTCACGGGCCTGATCCTGCCCATCGTCGCGGTCATTATTAAAGTCCCCTGGGTGCGTGTCAGCTATCTTGACTTCATTGGACACACCTTGCCCTTGACGCTGCTTACGCTGGCAATCCACAAATTTTTGAAGCAGAAGTTCTGGCTGCGTCCCGCTGACAGCCCATGCCTTTCGTGGGAGATGGCTTTGTTTCAGGTGATTCGATGGCCGTGGTCGCTGCTCGGATCGGTGATGGGCGTGTTCGATTCCATTCGGCGGAAAAATGTCACTTTCCGGGTCACACCAAAAGGAGCCGTCCACGACGATGCCCTGAATTGGCGAATTCTGGCCCCCTATCTGGCCGTGCTTGTCTTCAGCTTTCTTCCAACGCTGTGCATCTCTGATGCAGGGACTGCAACGGGATATTTTTCCTTCCTGATCATTGCGCAAATTGTCTACACAATCGCACTGTTTGCGATCGTTCTCATTCACCGCCGCGAAGTCCACCAGAATCTGAGTGCTGAAGAATGA
- a CDS encoding DUF1559 domain-containing protein, which produces MSVTLKLKTIELNMQVSKRNPVCVEHSDSKRSGFTLLELLVVIAIIAILVALLLPAVQQAREAARQTWCKNNLKEIGLAIHNFEGTYKSLPPGAVFSQASGIKRGSMFVYLTPYLEQSAIYDAYNLKMTDIEGTTFPSGELVASTTVPGLLCPSDSHPEKYNDLAAHNYAASRGPTEVWDNPACSCTHPWTGLKLAPIDDNYRFAGPFTRVGTRAKFRDVTDGLTNTIFVGEVRPECSEHAQNGWAASNNGNGYCTTLIPINYDSCDPNNADPCRRPCNWNTEVGFKSSHNGGAQFLLGDGSVHFLSENIDHQIYQYLGAKNDGKVVSEF; this is translated from the coding sequence GTGAGTGTGACACTCAAATTAAAAACGATTGAACTCAACATGCAAGTTTCAAAACGAAATCCAGTCTGCGTGGAGCATAGTGATTCGAAAAGGTCCGGGTTTACGTTGCTCGAACTTTTAGTGGTCATTGCAATCATCGCTATCCTTGTCGCACTGTTGCTTCCTGCCGTCCAGCAGGCTCGAGAAGCTGCCCGACAAACGTGGTGCAAGAACAACCTGAAAGAGATTGGTCTCGCGATTCATAACTTCGAGGGTACGTACAAAAGTTTACCTCCTGGGGCTGTGTTCAGTCAGGCGAGCGGGATCAAGCGGGGGTCGATGTTTGTCTACCTCACGCCCTATCTCGAACAGAGCGCCATCTACGATGCTTACAATCTGAAGATGACAGATATCGAAGGGACGACATTTCCTTCGGGAGAACTCGTCGCATCAACAACTGTCCCGGGGCTACTCTGCCCCAGTGACAGTCATCCCGAGAAATACAACGATTTGGCCGCACATAACTACGCTGCGTCGCGAGGCCCGACTGAAGTCTGGGATAATCCTGCGTGTTCCTGCACTCACCCCTGGACGGGGCTTAAACTTGCCCCCATCGACGACAATTACAGGTTCGCAGGTCCATTCACCCGAGTTGGCACCCGTGCTAAATTCAGAGATGTGACCGATGGCCTGACCAATACAATTTTCGTTGGTGAAGTCCGTCCCGAATGTTCCGAACATGCTCAAAATGGATGGGCGGCGTCCAACAACGGAAACGGCTATTGCACAACGTTAATCCCCATCAACTACGATTCATGCGATCCGAACAACGCCGATCCATGCCGTCGCCCGTGCAACTGGAACACCGAAGTGGGGTTCAAATCCAGCCACAATGGTGGTGCCCAATTTCTGCTGGGTGATGGCAGCGTCCATTTCCTTTCCGAGAACATCGACCACCAAATTTATCAATACCTCGGTGCGAAAAACGACGGCAAAGTCGTATCCGAATTCTAA
- a CDS encoding ISAs1 family transposase, which produces MSTVELAVTQELTGNIVHYFDQLKDPRSNINRLHLLGDVIVIAICGVLANADGPSAIAEWARLNADGLQKHLALPHGIPKKDTYRRVLSLLKPNDFQACFVQWIESLEGLSDEQKEGYRKQIAIDGKALRRSHDKKNGLGALFIVSAWASDQGISLGQVATEEKSNEITAIPKLLNEINIDEAIITIDAAGCQKNIAQQIVSGNADYVLALKGNQPKLYEVVQKFFLDHLEDDFARCPVSRYEETEKGHGRQEQRIYYQATVPVDFDVGHKWAGLKTIGTAIRMYEQDGIHHSDVRYYISSLRRKGELFATTVRGHWAIENTLHWSLDMTYREDESRVRNRIFANNLSWLRRLTLSLIKKHPGKQSNVMKRRMAGWNIDYLMQILTGKTT; this is translated from the coding sequence ATGTCGACAGTTGAACTGGCGGTCACCCAGGAGCTGACAGGAAACATTGTTCATTACTTTGATCAATTGAAAGACCCGCGTTCCAACATCAATCGTCTGCATCTGCTTGGTGATGTGATTGTGATCGCCATTTGCGGAGTGCTGGCCAACGCCGACGGCCCCAGTGCGATTGCGGAATGGGCGCGACTGAATGCCGATGGCCTGCAGAAACACCTGGCACTTCCGCATGGCATTCCGAAAAAAGATACGTACCGGCGCGTCCTTTCTCTCCTGAAGCCGAACGACTTTCAAGCGTGCTTCGTGCAATGGATTGAATCGCTGGAAGGACTTTCCGACGAACAGAAAGAAGGCTACAGAAAACAGATTGCGATTGATGGCAAAGCACTCCGTCGATCACATGACAAAAAGAATGGGCTGGGTGCGTTGTTCATCGTGAGTGCGTGGGCTTCTGATCAGGGGATTTCTCTGGGACAGGTGGCGACGGAAGAGAAGTCGAACGAGATCACCGCGATCCCGAAATTACTGAACGAAATCAATATCGATGAGGCGATCATTACGATTGACGCAGCGGGTTGTCAAAAAAACATTGCGCAGCAGATCGTGTCTGGCAATGCAGACTATGTGTTAGCCCTGAAAGGCAACCAACCGAAACTCTATGAGGTCGTGCAGAAGTTTTTTCTCGATCACCTGGAGGATGACTTCGCTCGCTGTCCCGTCAGTCGCTATGAAGAAACAGAGAAGGGACACGGTCGGCAGGAACAGAGAATCTACTATCAGGCGACCGTGCCTGTCGATTTTGACGTGGGCCACAAATGGGCCGGACTCAAGACCATCGGAACGGCGATCCGAATGTACGAGCAGGACGGCATTCATCATTCTGACGTTCGCTACTACATCAGCAGTCTGCGTCGCAAAGGCGAGCTGTTCGCAACAACGGTTCGTGGTCACTGGGCCATAGAAAACACGCTGCACTGGAGTCTCGACATGACCTACCGCGAGGATGAGAGTCGAGTCCGAAACCGAATCTTCGCGAACAATTTGTCATGGCTCAGACGACTCACACTCAGCCTCATCAAGAAACATCCTGGCAAACAAAGCAACGTCATGAAAAGAAGAATGGCCGGATGGAACATTGACTATTTGATGCAAATCCTTACCGGCAAAACAACTTAG
- a CDS encoding DUF932 domain-containing protein produces the protein MVELKRAHDELFRRAADECFETFDDLYDHCCTERDASRDCWQLPQKLEPHVTGNSIQLTVEGEGDVGLNDWSFSQLCRLSGVRKETLNRLSPDTASKVVQETLPRSQKPVQVLSTGSTARSLHGVSYTRLWNADLLDVVKETAVDFRPPQKSFSGGTGLYCGEQDMFAFLIDPLGWCELEGEAFAPGFFIWNSEVGRRSLGIQTFWFQKVCANHIVWDAVEVVEFTRKHTARVHDSLDEIRRIIDELARKRDQRRDGFVNTLRNAMSTKLGDCSEDVAKQLTERRIPRHLIDTALEMAAVQGSFTIFSIVDALTRLSQNVRYAGDRAELDSRIGSLLGLAV, from the coding sequence ATGGTCGAACTGAAACGGGCCCATGACGAACTGTTCCGCCGCGCGGCGGACGAATGCTTCGAAACCTTCGACGATCTTTATGATCATTGTTGCACGGAACGTGATGCTTCCCGCGACTGCTGGCAGCTGCCACAGAAGCTGGAACCTCACGTCACCGGCAACTCCATTCAGCTGACTGTCGAAGGGGAAGGAGATGTGGGCCTGAATGACTGGTCTTTCAGTCAGCTCTGCCGCCTCTCTGGTGTTCGGAAAGAGACGCTGAATCGTCTGTCGCCGGATACTGCCAGCAAAGTCGTGCAGGAAACTCTGCCGCGTTCGCAGAAGCCGGTGCAGGTGCTGTCCACCGGCAGCACGGCGCGTTCGCTGCATGGTGTTTCCTACACACGATTGTGGAATGCCGACCTGCTGGATGTGGTGAAGGAAACGGCAGTGGATTTCCGTCCGCCCCAGAAAAGTTTTTCTGGTGGGACGGGTCTCTACTGCGGTGAACAGGACATGTTCGCGTTCCTGATCGATCCGCTCGGCTGGTGTGAACTTGAAGGTGAAGCGTTTGCTCCCGGGTTTTTCATTTGGAACTCTGAAGTCGGACGCCGTTCGCTGGGGATTCAGACGTTCTGGTTTCAGAAAGTCTGTGCCAATCACATCGTGTGGGATGCGGTCGAAGTCGTTGAGTTCACACGCAAGCATACCGCTCGCGTGCACGATAGTCTGGACGAGATTCGCCGCATCATTGATGAGCTGGCGAGGAAGCGTGATCAGCGTCGCGACGGATTCGTCAACACGCTGCGGAATGCCATGTCGACGAAACTGGGTGATTGCTCAGAGGATGTCGCCAAACAGCTGACCGAACGTCGCATTCCTCGTCACCTGATCGATACGGCTCTGGAAATGGCAGCGGTGCAGGGCAGTTTTACGATCTTCTCGATTGTGGATGCGCTGACCCGGCTGTCGCAGAACGTGCGCTACGCCGGCGATCGAGCGGAGCTGGACAGTCGGATCGGCAGTCTGCTTGGACTGGCGGTGTGA
- a CDS encoding metallophosphoesterase: protein MPETIVIGDMHGHADALRGLIDKILPRVHADTTIVTLGDYIDRGPSSRDVIDQLLNLKLHTSGQLVSLLGNHEDWMLQSLNDHTKHPWLLGMDGLSTIQSYSSAAAAAIRDRLTALGPRIYTERVSLPYDLFFDTLPDSHLRFFQELQVCYEDQHGFYSHAGLDPLYPLSEQNRQVLVWGEHTNFQCYSGKPVVYGHWNNMLADDGGNRVPRRAGDTYGIDSIADGVLTALHLPSLNVTHAQTESV from the coding sequence ATGCCGGAAACGATTGTAATCGGAGACATGCACGGGCATGCGGATGCTCTGCGTGGTCTGATCGACAAGATTCTGCCACGTGTCCATGCTGACACAACGATTGTCACGCTAGGGGATTACATCGATCGCGGTCCGTCCAGTCGAGACGTTATCGATCAGTTGCTAAATCTGAAACTCCATACTTCCGGGCAGCTTGTGTCTTTACTCGGCAATCACGAGGACTGGATGCTGCAATCCCTAAATGACCATACCAAACATCCATGGCTGCTCGGTATGGACGGCTTGTCCACAATTCAGAGCTATTCATCAGCTGCCGCCGCAGCGATTCGTGACCGGCTCACGGCCCTGGGACCGCGAATCTATACCGAACGAGTCAGCCTGCCATACGACCTGTTCTTTGACACTCTCCCGGATTCACACCTGCGGTTCTTTCAGGAACTTCAAGTTTGCTACGAAGACCAGCACGGCTTTTACTCACATGCCGGGCTTGATCCACTCTATCCCCTGAGCGAGCAGAATCGCCAGGTGCTGGTTTGGGGGGAGCACACCAACTTCCAGTGCTATTCAGGTAAGCCCGTGGTTTATGGTCACTGGAACAATATGCTGGCAGATGACGGAGGAAATCGCGTCCCGAGGCGAGCAGGTGATACCTATGGGATCGACAGTATTGCGGACGGCGTCCTGACTGCCTTGCACCTCCCGTCGCTCAACGTGACTCACGCTCAGACAGAATCCGTTTAG
- a CDS encoding tyrosine-type recombinase/integrase gives MIQNSGQAAGFAADEFFHADVRNAHTRRAYRQAVTRFLSFVQPDVQSLAMITPAHVGRYFDQLAVSATTKKLHLSALRHFFDRMVNRHVMVLNPALSVRGERTSTTEGKTSEIPPIEVRQLLNSIDTSHIVGLRDRLAIALLAFTAARVGAIVKLQIVDVKISVSSPLLQLHEKRGKFRSIPIRHELVEFINAYLITLQYRDPSQSLLRSAIGRTKQLTSSPMTAADVRCMLKRRLKDAGLPTHYSPHSLRVMAVTDLLNQGVSLESVQFLAGHSDPRTTRLYDRRQQKVTRNLVERISV, from the coding sequence TTGATTCAGAATTCGGGCCAAGCCGCTGGGTTCGCCGCCGATGAGTTCTTTCATGCGGATGTGCGGAATGCTCATACGCGCCGCGCTTATCGACAAGCGGTGACGCGGTTCCTGAGCTTTGTCCAGCCGGACGTGCAGTCACTGGCGATGATTACTCCAGCTCACGTCGGACGGTATTTCGATCAACTGGCCGTGTCGGCCACAACGAAGAAGCTGCACCTGTCCGCCCTGCGGCATTTCTTTGATCGCATGGTGAATCGGCATGTGATGGTGCTGAATCCTGCTTTGTCTGTCCGCGGCGAACGAACATCGACGACGGAAGGCAAGACGAGCGAGATTCCGCCCATTGAAGTTCGGCAGTTACTGAATTCCATCGATACGTCGCACATTGTCGGACTGCGCGACCGACTTGCGATTGCGCTGCTGGCGTTTACGGCCGCTCGCGTGGGAGCCATCGTCAAGCTGCAAATCGTCGACGTGAAGATCAGCGTGTCGAGTCCATTGCTGCAGTTGCACGAGAAGCGGGGGAAGTTTCGCAGCATTCCGATTCGGCATGAGTTGGTCGAATTCATCAATGCATATCTGATCACTCTGCAGTACCGTGACCCGAGTCAGTCTCTGTTGCGGTCCGCCATTGGTCGCACAAAGCAACTGACGTCGTCACCAATGACGGCCGCCGACGTACGGTGTATGCTGAAACGACGATTAAAGGACGCTGGTTTGCCGACTCATTATTCTCCGCATTCGCTGCGGGTGATGGCGGTAACGGATCTCCTGAATCAGGGGGTCTCCCTGGAATCGGTTCAGTTTCTCGCCGGACACAGCGACCCTCGCACAACGCGGTTGTATGACCGCCGTCAGCAAAAGGTGACGCGCAATCTGGTCGAACGAATCTCGGTGTGA